A genomic region of Streptomyces rimosus contains the following coding sequences:
- a CDS encoding Rieske (2Fe-2S) protein, whose product MSQPPARRTVLRGAALVGAAGFGVAACSGGGSDGASATPAEPVTLGAATEVPVGGAKLYRESRLLVSQPEKGQFKCFSAKCTHAGCVLDKIERNQGNCPCHGSRFDVTTGKVIQGPAGKPLPEVPVKAEGGKLIAG is encoded by the coding sequence ATGAGCCAGCCCCCCGCCCGCCGGACCGTGCTGCGAGGGGCCGCGCTCGTCGGCGCTGCGGGCTTCGGCGTCGCCGCCTGCTCCGGCGGCGGCTCGGACGGCGCGTCCGCGACGCCCGCCGAGCCCGTCACGCTGGGCGCCGCCACCGAGGTGCCGGTCGGCGGCGCCAAGCTCTACCGCGAGAGCCGGCTGCTGGTCTCGCAGCCCGAAAAAGGCCAGTTCAAGTGCTTCAGCGCCAAGTGCACCCACGCGGGGTGCGTGCTGGACAAGATCGAGCGCAATCAGGGCAACTGCCCCTGCCACGGCAGCCGCTTCGACGTGACGACCGGCAAGGTCATCCAGGGGCCCGCCGGCAAGCCGCTGCCGGAGGTGCCGGTCAAGGCGGAGGGCGGCAAGCTGATCGCCGGCTGA
- a CDS encoding MAB_1171c family putative transporter has protein sequence MFTWLTDLAWLENAGIVALWAVVLARAPRGLTDRAQRPLWLAIVMIALAMSMHLEPVTAVLARLVPGAHWVDLSTHLFSIVDAAAVLWFIFQAAGRRRRTVLVFGAALAVMAALVVLDVTGPPHPRNQITPSPDIPSVPDAYWYVFFAFHLTADTTCGIVCWAQGRTGAPRLLRYGLRLFGTGILLASLLWVLKLCYLFTRSPVFGPLFSPVTGVEALFIAAGVALPVVAGVRWLWRDRTAYRGLAVLWRELTAVTPDVVLGPGSRLLDAVLPLQLRLYRRVIEIRDAMIVLRDYVSPATLEAVRRHVDGQAVPGHLADAHVTACWLAAALHARRTGEEPRAQTVNLAGPGAGDLGAEVRHLLRIADAYRSPVVRAYRAVHVDTG, from the coding sequence GTGTTCACCTGGCTGACCGACCTGGCCTGGCTGGAGAACGCCGGGATCGTCGCGCTGTGGGCCGTGGTGCTCGCCCGTGCCCCGCGCGGCCTGACGGACCGGGCGCAGCGGCCCCTGTGGCTGGCCATCGTGATGATCGCGCTGGCCATGTCGATGCACCTGGAGCCGGTCACCGCCGTCCTGGCACGGCTGGTGCCCGGCGCGCACTGGGTCGATCTGAGCACCCACCTGTTCAGCATCGTCGACGCCGCCGCCGTGCTGTGGTTCATCTTCCAGGCGGCGGGACGCCGGCGCCGTACGGTCCTGGTGTTCGGCGCCGCCCTCGCGGTGATGGCGGCGCTCGTCGTCCTGGACGTGACCGGGCCGCCGCATCCGCGCAACCAGATCACCCCCTCGCCGGACATCCCGAGCGTGCCGGACGCCTACTGGTACGTCTTCTTCGCCTTCCACCTGACCGCCGACACCACCTGCGGCATCGTCTGCTGGGCCCAGGGCCGCACCGGCGCGCCCCGGCTGCTGCGGTACGGGCTGCGCCTGTTCGGCACCGGCATCCTGCTGGCGTCCCTGCTGTGGGTGCTCAAGCTCTGCTACCTGTTCACCCGTTCGCCGGTCTTCGGCCCGCTGTTCTCGCCGGTCACCGGCGTGGAGGCGCTGTTCATCGCGGCGGGCGTGGCGCTGCCCGTGGTGGCCGGCGTCCGGTGGCTGTGGCGGGACCGTACGGCCTACCGGGGGCTGGCCGTGCTGTGGCGGGAGCTGACGGCGGTGACGCCGGACGTGGTCCTCGGGCCGGGCAGCCGGCTGCTCGACGCGGTGCTGCCGCTCCAGCTGCGCCTGTACCGCCGCGTCATCGAGATCCGCGACGCGATGATCGTGCTGCGCGACTACGTCTCCCCGGCCACCCTCGAAGCGGTCCGCCGGCACGTGGACGGCCAGGCCGTCCCCGGCCACCTGGCCGACGCGCATGTCACCGCCTGCTGGCTGGCGGCCGCGCTGCACGCCCGGCGCACCGGGGAGGAGCCGCGGGCCCAGACGGTCAACCTCGCGGGCCCCGGCGCGGGCGATCTCGGCGCGGAGGTCCGGCATCTGCTGCGGATCGCGGATGCCTACCGGTCTCCCGTGGTACGCGCCTACCGGGCGGTACACGTCGACACCGGGTGA
- a CDS encoding papain-like cysteine protease family protein: protein MTSAPHRRGTRRRWLSAAALSAAALTAIPAAPATAAPAPTGTAATAPHAVAAANRLNITMQAQEKTNWCWAASGNTIATFYGRRYSQNQFCNAAFRRQQGTTCPNNQATLGNVQNALDWAGINRGSYVSGYLNYGTVQNEINAGRPVETRIQWSSGGGHMHVIYGFDTANNWVYWGDPWGSNNRYNWGDYNYYVNGSEFSWTHSLYRIGA, encoded by the coding sequence ATGACCTCGGCACCCCACCGCCGCGGCACACGCCGCAGATGGCTGTCGGCAGCGGCACTGTCGGCCGCCGCGCTGACCGCCATACCCGCCGCACCGGCCACCGCCGCGCCCGCCCCCACCGGCACGGCAGCCACGGCCCCCCACGCCGTCGCGGCCGCCAACCGGCTCAACATCACCATGCAGGCCCAGGAGAAGACCAACTGGTGCTGGGCCGCCTCCGGCAACACCATCGCCACCTTCTACGGCAGGCGCTACAGCCAGAACCAGTTCTGCAACGCCGCCTTCCGACGGCAGCAGGGCACCACCTGCCCCAACAATCAGGCCACACTCGGCAACGTGCAGAACGCGCTCGACTGGGCCGGCATCAACCGCGGCTCCTACGTCTCGGGCTACCTGAACTACGGCACCGTACAGAACGAGATCAACGCGGGCCGCCCCGTCGAGACCCGCATCCAGTGGTCCTCGGGCGGCGGGCACATGCACGTGATCTACGGTTTCGACACCGCGAACAACTGGGTCTACTGGGGCGACCCGTGGGGCTCCAACAACCGCTACAACTGGGGCGACTACAACTACTACGTCAACGGCAGCGAATTCTCCTGGACCCATTCGCTCTACCGGATCGGAGCCTGA
- the uvrC gene encoding excinuclease ABC subunit UvrC: MADPSSYRPKPGQIPDSPGVYRFRDEYRRVIYVGKAKSLRQRLSSYFQDLANLHPRTRTMVTTAASVEWTVVNTEVEALQLEYTWIKEFDPRFNVKYRDDKSYPYLAVTLNEEYPRVRVMRGAKKKGVRYFGPYGQAWAIRETVDLLLRVFPVRTCSAGVFKRSAQIGRPCLLGYIGKCSAPCVGRVSAEEHRELAEEFCDFMAGRTGAYIRRLEKSMQEAAEEMEYERAARLRDDIDALRRAMEKSAVVLADATDADLIALAEDELEAAVQIFHVRGGRVRGQRGWVTDKVENVDTAALVEHALQQLYGEESGDAVPKEVLVPALPDPVEPIQQWLTERRGSNVSLRVPQRGDKKDLMATVQRNAQQALVLHKTKRASDLTTRSRALEEIAQALGLDSVPLRIECFDISHLQGDDVVASMVVFEDGLARKSEYRRFQIKTFEGQDDVRAMHEVIGRRFRRYLQEKQQTGEWEEETPAGEDAGESLSGPVGEPVATGPTDEEGRPKRFAYPPQLVVVDGGRPQVAAARRALSELGIDDVAVCGLAKRLEEVWLPDEDDPVVLPRSSEGLYLLQRVRDEAHRFAIAYQRNKRGKRLRSGPLDSVPGLGESRRQALLKHFGSVKRLRAARVEDICEVPGIGRKTAETIAAALAGATPAAPAVNTATGEIIEDDGAAPAALSSERGLER; encoded by the coding sequence ATGGCAGACCCCAGCAGTTACCGACCCAAGCCGGGACAGATCCCCGACTCGCCCGGGGTCTACAGATTCCGTGACGAGTACCGCCGCGTGATCTACGTCGGCAAGGCCAAGAGCCTGCGCCAGCGCCTGTCCAGCTACTTCCAGGACCTGGCCAACCTCCACCCCCGCACGCGCACCATGGTCACCACCGCGGCCTCCGTCGAGTGGACGGTCGTGAACACCGAGGTCGAGGCCCTCCAGCTCGAATACACCTGGATCAAGGAGTTCGACCCGCGGTTCAACGTCAAGTACCGCGACGACAAGAGCTATCCGTACCTGGCCGTCACCCTCAACGAGGAGTATCCGAGGGTCCGGGTCATGCGCGGCGCCAAGAAGAAGGGCGTGCGCTACTTCGGCCCGTACGGCCAGGCGTGGGCCATCCGCGAGACCGTCGACCTGCTGCTGCGCGTCTTCCCCGTGCGGACCTGCTCCGCCGGGGTCTTCAAGCGCTCCGCCCAGATCGGCCGCCCCTGCCTCCTCGGCTACATCGGCAAGTGCTCGGCCCCCTGCGTCGGCCGGGTCTCCGCCGAGGAGCACCGCGAACTGGCCGAGGAGTTCTGCGACTTCATGGCAGGCCGTACCGGCGCGTACATCCGCCGCCTGGAGAAGTCCATGCAGGAGGCCGCCGAGGAGATGGAGTACGAGCGCGCCGCCCGGCTGCGCGACGACATAGACGCGCTGCGGCGCGCCATGGAGAAGAGCGCCGTGGTGCTCGCCGACGCCACCGACGCCGACCTGATCGCACTCGCCGAGGACGAGCTGGAAGCGGCCGTGCAGATCTTCCACGTCCGCGGCGGCCGGGTGCGCGGCCAGCGCGGCTGGGTCACCGACAAGGTCGAGAACGTGGACACCGCGGCCCTCGTCGAGCACGCCCTCCAGCAGCTGTACGGCGAGGAGAGCGGCGACGCCGTGCCGAAGGAAGTGCTGGTCCCGGCGCTGCCCGACCCGGTCGAGCCGATCCAGCAGTGGCTCACGGAGCGCCGCGGCTCGAACGTTTCCCTGCGCGTCCCGCAGCGCGGCGACAAGAAGGACCTGATGGCCACGGTCCAGCGCAACGCCCAGCAGGCCCTGGTCCTGCACAAGACCAAGCGCGCCTCCGACCTGACCACCCGCTCCCGCGCCCTGGAGGAGATCGCCCAGGCCCTCGGCCTGGACTCGGTGCCGCTGCGCATCGAGTGCTTCGACATCTCCCACCTCCAGGGCGACGACGTGGTGGCCTCCATGGTCGTCTTCGAGGACGGCCTCGCCCGCAAGAGCGAGTACCGCCGCTTCCAGATCAAGACCTTCGAAGGCCAGGACGACGTCCGCGCCATGCACGAGGTCATCGGACGCCGCTTCCGCCGCTACCTCCAGGAGAAGCAGCAGACGGGGGAGTGGGAGGAGGAGACGCCCGCGGGGGAGGACGCCGGAGAGAGCCTGTCCGGCCCCGTCGGCGAGCCCGTGGCCACCGGCCCCACCGACGAGGAGGGCCGCCCCAAGCGCTTCGCCTACCCGCCCCAGCTGGTCGTCGTGGACGGCGGCCGGCCGCAGGTCGCCGCCGCCCGGCGGGCCCTGTCCGAGCTGGGCATCGACGACGTCGCCGTATGCGGCCTGGCCAAGCGCCTCGAAGAGGTCTGGCTGCCCGACGAGGACGACCCCGTCGTACTGCCCCGCAGCAGCGAGGGCCTCTACCTGCTCCAGCGCGTACGTGACGAAGCCCACCGCTTTGCCATTGCCTACCAGCGCAACAAGCGCGGCAAGCGCCTCAGGTCCGGGCCCCTGGACAGCGTCCCCGGGCTCGGCGAGAGTCGCCGCCAGGCCCTCCTTAAGCACTTCGGCTCGGTCAAGCGGCTGCGCGCCGCCCGGGTCGAGGACATCTGCGAGGTGCCGGGCATCGGCCGCAAGACGGCCGAGACCATCGCGGCGGCACTGGCCGGAGCGACCCCGGCCGCCCCGGCCGTGAACACCGCCACAGGAGAGATCATTGAGGATGACGGGGCCGCACCGGCCGCGTTGTCATCGGAACGGGGGCTGGAACGATGA
- the rapZ gene encoding RNase adapter RapZ, producing the protein MREAGQGESAAIPELVIISGMSGAGRSTAAKCLEDLGWFVVDNIPPELIPPMVELGARSQGNVARIAVVVDVRGRRFFDNLKESLATLDAQNVKRRIVFLESSDEALVRRFESVRRPHPLQGDGRIVDGIAAERDLLRELRGDADLVIDTSSLNVHELRAKMDAQFAGEEVPELRATVMSFGFKYGLPVDADMVIDCRFIPNPHWVPELRPYTGLNDEVSGYVFGQPGAKEFLDGYAELLRIVAEGYRREGKRYVTIAVGCTGGKHRSVAMSEKLAHRLVSEGVETVVVHRDMGRE; encoded by the coding sequence ATGCGCGAGGCCGGCCAGGGCGAGAGCGCCGCCATCCCCGAACTGGTGATCATCTCGGGCATGTCGGGAGCCGGCCGCAGCACGGCAGCCAAGTGTCTGGAGGACCTCGGCTGGTTCGTCGTGGACAACATCCCGCCCGAGCTGATCCCGCCGATGGTCGAGCTGGGCGCCCGCTCGCAGGGCAACGTCGCCCGCATCGCCGTCGTCGTGGACGTCCGCGGCCGGCGCTTCTTCGACAACCTCAAGGAATCCCTCGCCACCCTCGACGCACAGAACGTCAAGCGCCGCATCGTCTTCCTGGAGTCCTCCGACGAGGCCCTGGTGCGCCGCTTCGAGTCGGTGCGCCGCCCGCACCCCCTCCAGGGCGACGGCCGCATCGTGGACGGCATCGCCGCCGAACGCGACCTGCTGCGCGAGCTGCGCGGCGACGCCGACCTGGTCATCGACACCTCCAGCCTGAACGTCCACGAACTGCGCGCCAAGATGGACGCCCAGTTCGCCGGCGAAGAGGTCCCCGAGCTGCGCGCCACGGTCATGTCCTTCGGCTTCAAGTACGGCCTGCCCGTCGACGCCGACATGGTCATCGACTGCCGCTTCATCCCCAACCCGCACTGGGTCCCGGAGCTGCGCCCCTACACCGGCCTGAACGACGAGGTCTCCGGCTACGTCTTCGGCCAGCCCGGCGCCAAGGAGTTCCTCGACGGCTACGCGGAGCTGCTGCGCATCGTCGCCGAGGGCTACCGCCGCGAGGGCAAGCGGTACGTCACCATCGCCGTCGGCTGTACGGGCGGCAAGCACCGCAGCGTCGCCATGTCCGAGAAGCTCGCCCACCGCCTGGTCTCCGAAGGCGTCGAGACCGTCGTCGTCCACCGGGACATGGGGCGCGAATGA
- a CDS encoding gluconeogenesis factor YvcK family protein — translation MTARPLRLRRVRKLVPGSRSGRGATPKVVALGGGMGLSASLAALRRITGDLTAVVTVADDGGSSGRLRDELGVLPPGDLRKALAALCGDDDWGQTWSRVIQHRFTSEGELHDHAVGNLLIVALWEQLGDHVQALDLVGKLLGAHGRVLPMSAVPLELQALVKGHDEARPDDISTVRGQATVALTRGEVQSVHVVPEDPPAVPEAVEAVRDADWVVLGPGSWFSSVIPHLLVPELREALEETKARKVLSLNLAPQPGETDGFSPQRHLEVLARHAPKLAFDVVLADRAAVPDTESLTVAAKQLVGSEVELAAVAAPGSPCGTAETHKGAARHDPELLAAAYDRIFRMHGRIGPWR, via the coding sequence ATGACCGCCCGTCCCCTGCGGCTGCGCCGGGTCCGCAAGCTGGTCCCGGGCAGCCGCTCCGGCAGGGGCGCCACGCCCAAGGTCGTGGCGCTCGGCGGCGGCATGGGCCTGTCCGCCTCGCTGGCCGCGCTGCGCCGTATCACCGGCGACCTGACCGCCGTCGTCACGGTCGCCGACGACGGCGGCTCCAGCGGGCGGCTGCGCGACGAGCTGGGCGTCCTGCCGCCCGGCGACCTGCGCAAGGCGCTGGCCGCGCTGTGCGGGGACGACGACTGGGGCCAGACCTGGTCCCGGGTGATCCAGCACCGCTTCACCAGCGAGGGCGAGCTGCACGACCACGCCGTCGGCAACCTCCTCATCGTCGCCCTGTGGGAACAGCTCGGCGACCACGTCCAGGCCCTGGACCTGGTCGGCAAGCTGCTCGGCGCGCACGGCCGGGTGCTGCCCATGTCCGCCGTACCCCTGGAGCTCCAGGCCCTGGTCAAGGGCCACGACGAGGCCCGCCCGGACGACATCTCCACCGTCCGCGGCCAGGCCACGGTCGCGCTCACCCGAGGCGAGGTGCAGTCCGTGCACGTCGTCCCCGAGGACCCGCCCGCGGTGCCCGAGGCCGTCGAGGCGGTCCGCGACGCGGACTGGGTCGTGCTCGGCCCCGGCTCCTGGTTCTCCTCCGTCATCCCGCACCTGCTCGTGCCCGAGCTGCGCGAGGCACTGGAGGAGACCAAGGCCCGCAAGGTCCTCTCGCTGAACCTGGCACCCCAGCCCGGCGAAACCGATGGCTTTTCCCCGCAGCGTCATTTGGAGGTTTTGGCCCGACACGCCCCTAAACTCGCCTTCGACGTGGTGCTGGCCGACCGGGCCGCCGTGCCCGACACCGAAAGCCTGACCGTCGCTGCCAAGCAGCTCGTCGGCAGCGAGGTCGAGCTGGCGGCGGTCGCCGCGCCCGGCAGCCCCTGCGGCACGGCGGAGACCCACAAGGGAGCCGCCCGGCACGACCCGGAGCTGCTGGCCGCCGCGTACGACCGTATTTTTCGGATGCATGGAAGGATCGGCCCATGGCGATGA
- the whiA gene encoding DNA-binding protein WhiA, protein MAMTAAVKDEISRLPVTRTCCRKSEVSSILRFAGGLHLVSGRIVIEAELDTGIAARRLRKDILEIFGHSSDLVVMAPGGLRRGSRYVVRVVAGGDQLARQTGLVDGRGRPIRGLPPQVVSGATCDAEAAWRGAFLAHGSLTEPGRSSSLEVTCPGPEAALALVGAARRLGIGAKAREVRGVDRVVVRDGDAIGALLTRLGAHESVLAWEERRMRREVRATANRLANFDDANLRRSARAAVAAGARVQRALEILGEEVPEHLAAAGRLRMDHKQASLEELGALADPPLTKDAVAGRIRRLLAMADKRAQDLGIPGTESNLSEEMADGMVG, encoded by the coding sequence ATGGCGATGACGGCAGCGGTGAAGGATGAAATCTCCCGGCTCCCCGTCACCCGGACCTGCTGCCGGAAGTCGGAGGTCTCGTCGATCCTGCGGTTCGCGGGCGGTCTGCACCTGGTCAGCGGGCGCATCGTGATCGAGGCGGAGCTGGACACGGGCATCGCCGCCCGGCGGCTGCGCAAGGACATCCTGGAGATCTTCGGCCACTCCTCCGACTTGGTGGTCATGGCCCCCGGCGGCCTGCGGCGCGGCAGCCGCTACGTCGTACGGGTCGTCGCCGGCGGCGACCAGCTCGCCCGCCAGACCGGCCTGGTCGACGGCCGCGGCCGGCCCATTCGCGGCCTCCCCCCGCAGGTCGTCTCCGGGGCCACCTGCGACGCCGAGGCCGCGTGGCGCGGAGCCTTCCTCGCGCACGGCTCGCTCACCGAGCCCGGCCGCTCCTCCTCCCTGGAGGTCACCTGCCCGGGGCCCGAGGCGGCCCTCGCGCTGGTCGGCGCGGCCCGCCGGCTCGGCATCGGCGCCAAGGCCCGCGAGGTGCGCGGCGTGGACCGCGTCGTCGTCCGGGACGGTGATGCGATTGGCGCGCTGTTGACGCGCCTGGGGGCCCATGAGTCCGTACTGGCCTGGGAGGAGCGGCGGATGCGCCGCGAGGTCCGCGCCACGGCCAACCGCCTCGCCAACTTCGACGACGCCAACCTGCGCCGCTCGGCCCGAGCCGCTGTCGCGGCGGGTGCCCGGGTCCAGCGCGCCCTGGAGATCCTCGGCGAGGAGGTCCCCGAGCACCTGGCCGCGGCCGGCCGCCTGCGCATGGACCACAAGCAGGCGTCCCTCGAAGAACTGGGCGCCCTCGCCGACCCGCCCCTGACGAAGGACGCGGTCGCCGGCCGCATCCGCCGCCTCCTGGCCATGGCCGACAAGCGCGCCCAGGACCTGGGCATCCCCGGCACGGAGTCGAATCTGTCGGAGGAGATGGCGGACGGGATGGTCGGCTGA
- a CDS encoding GNAT family N-acetyltransferase, producing the protein MDALRIRPMGADDLASAERASALTFLDADRLARRARDPEPELRPAAAARRWIDRMRYYLDVDPGGCWVAVDAGTGTGADQVVGFAVSQNRDALWYLATYGVLPGHQGRGIGRRLLDAVLAHADGRPGIFSSSVHPGATRRYRLAGFSLHPQMQMVGTVDRSALPAVDGLRDGGPDDFAWMDRLDRDLRGAGHGPDHGCLLAAHRLVVTRDRSRPGYVYVDDRGNAVLLAAERVDTAQRLLWEALAASYGDTLVNCITVPNEWAIDVGLAAGLAISQEGYIAVRGMPVPAPYLAAGHFL; encoded by the coding sequence ATGGACGCATTGCGGATCAGACCGATGGGGGCGGACGATCTCGCGTCGGCGGAGCGCGCCTCGGCGCTGACGTTTCTCGACGCGGATCGGCTTGCCCGCAGGGCCCGCGATCCGGAGCCCGAGCTGCGGCCCGCCGCTGCCGCCCGGCGCTGGATCGACCGGATGCGCTACTACCTGGACGTCGACCCGGGCGGCTGCTGGGTCGCGGTGGACGCCGGTACGGGGACGGGCGCGGACCAGGTGGTGGGCTTCGCCGTCTCCCAGAACCGCGACGCCCTCTGGTACCTCGCCACCTACGGCGTTCTGCCCGGCCACCAGGGCCGCGGCATCGGCAGGCGCCTGCTGGACGCCGTCCTCGCGCACGCCGACGGACGCCCGGGCATCTTCTCCTCCAGCGTCCACCCCGGCGCCACCCGCCGCTACCGGCTCGCCGGCTTCTCGCTGCACCCGCAGATGCAGATGGTGGGGACCGTCGACCGGTCCGCCCTGCCCGCGGTGGACGGGCTCCGGGACGGCGGCCCGGACGACTTCGCGTGGATGGACCGGCTGGACCGCGACCTGCGGGGCGCCGGGCACGGCCCCGACCACGGCTGTCTGCTCGCCGCCCACCGGCTGGTCGTCACCCGCGACCGGTCCCGGCCGGGGTACGTGTACGTCGATGACCGGGGGAACGCCGTGCTGCTGGCCGCCGAGCGGGTGGACACCGCGCAGCGGCTGCTGTGGGAAGCGCTGGCCGCGTCGTACGGGGACACCCTCGTCAACTGCATCACCGTCCCCAACGAATGGGCGATCGACGTCGGTCTCGCCGCCGGGCTCGCCATCAGCCAGGAGGGGTACATCGCCGTTCGCGGGATGCCTGTCCCGGCCCCGTACCTGGCGGCCGGGCACTTCCTGTAG